The following are from one region of the bacterium genome:
- a CDS encoding acyl-CoA dehydrogenase family protein, whose product MDVTRAVTGGGFLITAAGPRDVFTPEDFSTEHRLAARSLTDFLEAEVEPRTAELETHNYPLMRRLLVKLGGLGFLGVDVPEAYGGSDLDFITSLLVSETMSRGSFAVSFGAHTGIGTLPIVYFGNEAQKRRYLPGLASGETVGAYALTEPTAGSDALGARTRAVLAEDGQAYRLTGTKQFITNAGFADLFTTYAKVDGERFTGFIVERKFEGLEIGPEEHKMGIKGSSTASVFFDSARVPAENVLGEVGAGHRVALNILNIGRLKLAVACAGASKRALRQAIAYAMERRQFGRPIASFGLIQQKLAEMAVRIYLLESMIYRTGGLIEAARASGPVVRAVEEYAVECAVDKVYASEAADFVMDELVQIYGGSGFIEEYPAARQYRDSRISRIYEGTNEINRLLITGMLLRRAQRGRLPLLEACRTAAETRSLPAPPQGARDGGPLTDLRDQIERAKHACLLVTGLAVERHGDGIGDQQEVLAAVADTIIETFAMESGLLRALRTPHEGRDDLVRAGTAAGIARVHGSCRRVLASLLDGEALRTRLDAVRRLLDGMPPDTFHLGRRIAARLLEAGSYVA is encoded by the coding sequence ATGGATGTGACGCGCGCGGTCACGGGCGGCGGATTCCTCATCACGGCGGCCGGGCCGCGAGACGTGTTCACCCCCGAAGACTTTTCGACCGAGCACCGCCTCGCGGCGCGCAGCCTCACCGACTTCCTCGAGGCCGAGGTTGAGCCGCGCACGGCCGAGCTAGAAACCCACAACTATCCGCTGATGCGGCGGCTTCTGGTGAAACTCGGTGGGCTGGGGTTTCTGGGCGTCGACGTGCCCGAGGCGTATGGAGGCTCCGACCTCGATTTCATCACGTCGCTGCTCGTCTCTGAAACGATGAGCCGGGGCTCTTTCGCCGTGTCGTTCGGGGCCCACACCGGTATCGGGACCCTGCCGATCGTGTACTTCGGCAACGAGGCGCAGAAGCGGCGGTACCTGCCGGGACTGGCGTCGGGAGAGACCGTCGGCGCGTACGCGCTCACCGAACCCACCGCGGGATCCGACGCGCTCGGCGCACGCACCCGCGCGGTCCTCGCGGAGGACGGACAGGCCTACCGGCTCACCGGGACCAAGCAGTTCATCACAAACGCCGGCTTCGCCGACCTGTTTACGACGTATGCGAAGGTCGACGGCGAGCGCTTCACGGGTTTCATCGTCGAGCGAAAGTTCGAGGGTCTCGAGATCGGCCCGGAAGAGCACAAGATGGGCATCAAAGGCTCGTCGACCGCGAGCGTGTTCTTCGACAGCGCCCGCGTGCCCGCGGAGAACGTGCTCGGCGAGGTCGGGGCCGGACACCGCGTGGCGCTCAACATTCTGAACATCGGCCGCCTCAAGCTGGCGGTCGCCTGCGCCGGCGCGTCGAAGCGCGCGCTACGTCAGGCGATCGCCTATGCGATGGAGCGCCGGCAGTTTGGGCGTCCAATCGCGTCGTTCGGCCTCATTCAGCAGAAGCTCGCCGAGATGGCGGTGCGGATCTACCTGCTCGAGAGCATGATCTACCGCACGGGCGGGCTCATCGAGGCGGCGCGGGCGAGCGGTCCGGTGGTGCGGGCGGTTGAAGAGTATGCCGTCGAGTGCGCCGTCGACAAGGTCTATGCGTCAGAGGCGGCGGACTTCGTCATGGACGAGCTTGTTCAAATCTACGGCGGGTCCGGGTTCATCGAGGAGTACCCGGCGGCGCGCCAGTACCGCGATTCCCGGATCAGCCGCATCTACGAGGGCACGAACGAGATCAACCGGCTGCTGATCACCGGGATGCTGCTGCGCCGAGCGCAGCGGGGTCGCCTGCCGCTGCTCGAGGCCTGCCGGACCGCGGCTGAAACCCGATCGCTGCCGGCACCTCCGCAGGGCGCTCGGGACGGCGGGCCGCTCACAGACCTCCGCGACCAAATCGAGAGGGCGAAGCACGCCTGCCTGCTGGTTACCGGGCTCGCGGTCGAGCGCCACGGCGACGGGATCGGCGATCAACAGGAAGTGCTCGCCGCGGTCGCGGACACGATCATCGAAACCTTCGCGATGGAAAGCGGACTGCTGCGCGCGCTCCGGACCCCGCACGAGGGACGGGACGACCTGGTTCGGGCCGGGACGGCCGCCGGCATCGCGCGGGTGCACGGCTCCTGCCGCCGCGTGCTCGCGTCGCTGCTCGACGGCGAGGCGTTGCGGACGCGCCTCGACGCGGTGCGCCGGCTGCTGGACGGTATGCCCCCCGACACGTTTCATCTGGGCCGGCGCATCGCCGCGCGCCTCCTCGAGGCCGGCTCGTACGTGGCCTAA
- a CDS encoding SDR family oxidoreductase, with protein MRVPDLFTLSGRVALVTGGSRGLGLEIAEGLGEAGAAVAITARREEWLRKAERGLRAAGVACMAATCDIARPDAVRALVDAVVARFGAIDILVNNAGATWGAPVLEMPFDRWERVLETNLTGTFVVTQTVGRLMVDRRYGKVINIASIAGLVGNPSEVLDTIGYSAAKGGVIAFTRDLAVKWAPHGVYVNAIAPGFFRTRMTESLLERNQARVEAQIPLGRIGRPGELKGVAVFLASAASDYVTGQVIPVDGGRTAA; from the coding sequence ATGCGCGTACCGGACCTCTTCACCCTCTCCGGCCGGGTGGCGCTCGTCACCGGCGGTTCACGCGGCCTCGGCCTGGAGATCGCGGAGGGGCTCGGCGAGGCGGGGGCGGCCGTGGCGATCACCGCGCGGCGGGAGGAATGGCTGCGGAAGGCGGAGCGGGGCCTGCGGGCGGCCGGCGTCGCGTGCATGGCGGCGACGTGCGACATCGCGCGGCCGGACGCGGTGCGCGCGCTGGTCGATGCGGTCGTGGCCCGGTTCGGCGCGATCGACATCCTGGTCAACAACGCGGGCGCGACGTGGGGCGCGCCCGTGCTCGAGATGCCGTTCGACCGGTGGGAGCGCGTCCTGGAGACGAACCTGACGGGTACGTTCGTCGTGACCCAGACGGTCGGGCGCCTGATGGTGGATCGCCGTTACGGCAAGGTGATCAACATCGCCTCGATCGCCGGACTTGTCGGGAACCCTTCCGAGGTGCTGGACACGATCGGGTACAGCGCAGCCAAGGGCGGCGTCATCGCGTTCACCCGCGACCTGGCCGTCAAATGGGCTCCGCACGGCGTGTACGTGAACGCCATCGCGCCCGGGTTTTTCCGCACGCGCATGACGGAATCGCTGCTCGAGCGCAACCAGGCGCGGGTCGAAGCGCAGATTCCGCTCGGCCGGATCGGCCGGCCCGGTGAGTTGAAGGGCGTGGCGGTTTTCCTCGCGTCCGCGGCGTCGGACTACGTTACGGGGCAGGTCATTCCCGTCGACGGAGGGCGCACGGCGGCATGA
- a CDS encoding Gfo/Idh/MocA family oxidoreductase, with translation MTVKVGILGAGFIGRIHALNLKADRRVALVGIADAVPAAAARLAAEAGTSPLPTLAALLDAGADAVYVTTPNTHHVEPVLRLLEHGAHVFSEKPMATSLEGALRILRAAERSRGVYQVGFNRRFANVYAFARGLIDAGRLRPVAAQLKHNRGELRQPPWTSDPKVTGGYLYETPVHLFDMARFLFGDAAEVEGWARRTFYGEPDAFTLLVRFHTGLIASVTSVAHASWLFPSERIEIYGDHMSVATEEMERAQFSPGAREEVEGIDCAAMPFEHKWGYVTEDRLFIDAVLGERAPAVTALDGYRATELVEASYRAVRDGRPVELPLPGPPV, from the coding sequence ATGACCGTCAAAGTCGGCATCCTCGGCGCGGGCTTCATCGGACGCATTCACGCGCTCAACCTCAAGGCCGACCGGCGCGTTGCGCTGGTCGGGATCGCCGACGCGGTCCCCGCCGCCGCGGCCCGGCTCGCCGCCGAGGCGGGGACGTCTCCGCTTCCCACGCTCGCCGCGCTTCTTGACGCCGGCGCCGACGCCGTCTACGTGACGACGCCGAACACGCACCACGTCGAGCCGGTGCTGAGGCTGCTCGAACACGGCGCGCACGTGTTCTCGGAGAAGCCGATGGCGACATCGCTCGAGGGCGCCCTGAGGATCCTGCGCGCCGCCGAGCGGTCGCGCGGCGTCTACCAGGTCGGCTTCAACCGGCGGTTCGCCAATGTGTACGCGTTTGCGCGCGGCTTGATCGATGCCGGGCGCCTCCGGCCCGTCGCGGCGCAGCTGAAGCACAACCGCGGCGAGCTGCGCCAGCCGCCGTGGACGTCGGACCCAAAGGTCACCGGCGGATACCTGTACGAGACGCCGGTCCACCTATTCGACATGGCGCGCTTCTTGTTTGGAGACGCGGCCGAGGTGGAGGGGTGGGCGCGCCGGACGTTCTACGGGGAGCCCGACGCGTTTACGCTGCTCGTCCGGTTCCACACCGGGCTCATCGCGTCGGTTACGAGCGTCGCACACGCGAGCTGGCTGTTCCCATCGGAGCGGATCGAGATCTACGGCGACCACATGTCGGTCGCGACCGAGGAGATGGAGCGCGCGCAGTTCAGCCCCGGCGCGCGCGAGGAAGTCGAGGGGATCGACTGCGCCGCGATGCCGTTTGAGCACAAGTGGGGCTATGTCACCGAGGACCGTCTCTTCATCGACGCCGTGCTCGGCGAGCGGGCGCCGGCCGTCACGGCGCTCGACGGCTACCGGGCCACCGAGCTGGTCGAAGCCTCATATCGCGCGGTGCGTGACGGCCGTCCGGTCGAACTGCCGCTTCCGGGGCCGCCCGTCTAG
- a CDS encoding copper amine oxidase N-terminal domain-containing protein encodes MLTTSQRRLLTIAVVIAMSAGLASTTAAQTAAPYVRVFVDGAPVAFDQPPVIVGGRVLVPLRGVFERLGATVTWDPISQTVLAQSGATSVSLRIGSPQAFVSGQPQTLDVPAMLVGGRTLVPLRFVSQALGAGVTWDAASSTVQIAGSGAAAAPITVPPSVTYPPAQTYPPTTYTPAPPVMPAAVSGTVVRVAATTYPGQLLVQTGTGEVYTYNVVSGTTIVRMNAITGVSGPVSLAALRPGDAVQVTADQTGTAQSVQATFTPAAAPPPAGIASVTVTPSGRQLVVGDAMSVVAIGPAHGTASFAIQGLRTGIPMTESANQPGTYVGNYQIQPGDYLARGAVVVSITASNGQLLTATAPSPVSINASAIIPPAPGGAPVIGSPTPGSGIRTPFTVTGTAPPGALVRVEADYSGTVLLIAVRGTLGTQTVTADANGSWAAAFTQAPPVRGVSVTISAQVVDYTGAARSPSTTVNTTLQ; translated from the coding sequence GTGCTGACTACTTCGCAGCGCCGGCTGCTCACGATCGCGGTCGTGATCGCGATGAGCGCCGGCCTCGCTTCTACGACCGCGGCGCAAACGGCCGCCCCGTACGTGCGCGTCTTTGTGGACGGGGCCCCGGTGGCGTTCGACCAGCCGCCGGTGATCGTCGGCGGCCGGGTGCTCGTCCCGCTCCGCGGCGTGTTCGAGCGCCTCGGCGCGACGGTGACGTGGGACCCCATCTCGCAGACCGTGCTCGCGCAGAGCGGCGCGACCAGCGTCTCGTTGCGCATCGGCTCGCCGCAGGCGTTCGTCAGCGGGCAACCGCAGACGCTCGACGTTCCCGCGATGCTCGTCGGCGGGCGCACGCTCGTCCCGCTCCGTTTCGTCAGCCAGGCCCTCGGCGCGGGGGTGACGTGGGACGCCGCATCTTCGACCGTCCAGATTGCCGGCTCGGGCGCGGCGGCGGCGCCCATAACGGTTCCGCCGTCGGTCACCTATCCGCCGGCGCAGACCTACCCGCCGACCACGTACACGCCTGCTCCGCCGGTCATGCCCGCGGCGGTCTCGGGGACGGTGGTGCGCGTTGCCGCCACGACGTACCCGGGTCAACTGCTGGTGCAGACCGGCACGGGTGAGGTGTACACGTACAACGTCGTGTCCGGGACGACGATCGTCCGCATGAACGCGATCACGGGCGTGAGCGGCCCGGTGTCGCTGGCGGCGCTGCGGCCCGGTGACGCGGTCCAGGTGACGGCGGACCAGACCGGCACCGCCCAGAGCGTCCAGGCGACGTTCACACCGGCGGCGGCGCCGCCGCCCGCCGGCATCGCGTCGGTGACGGTCACGCCGAGCGGCCGCCAGTTGGTGGTCGGTGACGCGATGTCCGTCGTCGCGATCGGTCCCGCACACGGCACGGCATCCTTTGCGATCCAGGGGCTCCGGACCGGCATTCCGATGACGGAGTCCGCAAACCAGCCCGGCACCTACGTCGGTAACTATCAGATCCAGCCCGGCGACTACCTTGCCAGGGGCGCCGTGGTGGTCTCCATCACGGCGTCCAACGGGCAGCTGCTCACCGCGACGGCTCCGAGTCCGGTGTCAATCAACGCCTCGGCGATCATTCCACCGGCGCCGGGCGGGGCTCCGGTGATCGGCAGTCCGACCCCGGGCAGCGGGATCCGCACGCCGTTTACGGTGACGGGGACCGCGCCGCCGGGCGCGCTCGTCCGCGTGGAGGCCGACTACAGCGGTACGGTTCTCCTCATTGCCGTGCGGGGGACGCTCGGCACGCAGACCGTGACGGCCGACGCGAACGGCAGTTGGGCGGCCGCGTTCACCCAGGCGCCGCCGGTTCGCGGCGTGAGCGTGACGATCTCCGCGCAGGTGGTGGACTACACCGGTGCGGCCCGGTCGCCGTCGACCACGGTCAACACGACGTTGCAATAG
- a CDS encoding copper amine oxidase N-terminal domain-containing protein, translating into MQTDPPHRVLIGFALGAVLAAGLVFAAAAQTPAPYVQVYVDGHRVAFDQPPAIGNGRVLVPLRGVFERLGATVSWDPASQTVLAKRGAANVSLKISSPQAFVNGQAQFLDVPAMLIGGRTLVPLRFVSRALGAIVAWDPATTTVQITRTRATAAPPARVPSAGTHAAGIAPTSNPFGSAAGVANGIDVAPAGAALAPISAVTISPTGRPLMTGDVMTVVATGPVHGAATFSIDGVRQGLPMREFISAPGTYIGTYAIQPGDNVTATNVEVSITAPTGQIETAAAPAQVSVSSPPRGQAGGAPVISSPAPGAGIRAPLTVTGTAPPGSLVQVRADYAGAGATPNLRGTLGMQTVTVDANGNWSVTFAARPPVRGTAVTISAVLVDATGAVRTPATTVNTTLQ; encoded by the coding sequence GTGCAAACGGACCCACCGCATCGCGTTCTGATCGGCTTCGCCCTCGGGGCCGTGCTCGCGGCCGGCCTCGTGTTCGCCGCCGCGGCGCAAACCCCGGCCCCGTACGTTCAGGTCTATGTGGATGGGCATCGGGTAGCGTTCGACCAACCTCCGGCGATCGGCAACGGCCGCGTGCTGGTGCCGCTGCGCGGCGTGTTTGAACGGCTCGGCGCAACCGTCTCGTGGGACCCCGCGTCGCAGACCGTACTCGCCAAGCGCGGGGCGGCGAACGTCTCGCTGAAGATCTCGTCGCCCCAGGCGTTCGTGAACGGACAGGCGCAGTTCCTCGACGTACCGGCGATGCTGATCGGTGGGCGCACGCTCGTTCCGCTCCGGTTTGTGAGCCGGGCGCTTGGGGCGATCGTAGCGTGGGATCCCGCGACGACGACGGTGCAGATCACGCGCACCCGCGCGACGGCCGCGCCTCCTGCCCGCGTACCATCCGCGGGGACACACGCCGCCGGCATCGCGCCAACCTCCAACCCGTTCGGTTCTGCCGCCGGCGTCGCCAACGGGATCGACGTGGCCCCGGCCGGCGCGGCGCTCGCGCCGATCAGCGCGGTGACAATCTCGCCGACCGGACGGCCCCTGATGACCGGTGACGTGATGACGGTGGTCGCCACCGGTCCGGTCCACGGCGCCGCGACGTTTTCGATCGACGGAGTCCGGCAAGGGCTGCCGATGCGCGAGTTCATCAGCGCGCCCGGCACGTATATCGGCACCTATGCGATCCAGCCGGGCGACAACGTGACCGCCACCAACGTGGAGGTTTCGATCACGGCCCCCACGGGACAGATCGAGACGGCCGCCGCACCGGCCCAGGTGTCGGTCAGCTCCCCGCCGCGCGGGCAGGCCGGCGGCGCGCCGGTCATCAGCAGCCCGGCGCCGGGCGCCGGCATCCGCGCGCCGCTTACGGTGACCGGGACCGCGCCTCCGGGTTCGCTCGTTCAGGTGCGGGCCGACTACGCGGGCGCCGGCGCGACCCCGAACCTGCGCGGCACGTTGGGAATGCAGACGGTAACGGTGGACGCGAACGGCAACTGGTCCGTCACCTTCGCGGCGCGCCCGCCCGTGCGGGGGACGGCCGTCACGATCTCCGCGGTGCTGGTCGACGCCACCGGCGCGGTCCGGACGCCCGCGACGACGGTGAACACGACGTTACAGTAA